The genomic window ctcacatacaaagctctacacggacaaggacctagctacattgctaactcctttataaactacacaccagctagaacactgcgatcatcaaatgcaggcctattagaggtcatcagaagcagtcataagaagattggtgattcggcctttgtcaattacgccccaaaactatggaacaaattacccataaatattagggaagcaaacactctagacatttttaaaagacagcttaaaacctacctttttaccgaagcatttaagtaattttatctcaaaagggttttcctacttttaaagttgttttctctcttgaacagagatcttatttttttaattgtttatcacttgtattatggtttttattgattttatgtaaagcaccttgagctacaattcttgtatgaaatgtgctatataaataaagtcttacttacttacttaccaagACTTGTAtgggctctgggggtgaatgtgaGAGATATTAAACTCCACTGAAGGGAGAAGTGTACTCAGCTCCGctcagcagaggagacagagacccaGGCTCCTCTCAATCATGTCCTACTATGAGGTATGCGGCAAGGTCTTATTCagctttgttgttgtatttacgTATCTATGATTTGTAGGTGTACATTGAAGGTCATTTTACAACTGCTCCCCAATGGAAGGTCCCACAGTCACAATGTGGCAGGTCTGTCTAGTTATTTGGGCTTTATCTTTAGATAAaggatatttataaaaaggaTAAAGGATCATTATAGTCTGGAAAGTTGGTCTCAGCAAATAGAAAGATGATTGTgcaacttaaaaaatatatgtttggtcAAGAATCTTTTCAGTTCAATTCAGAACAGTCATCATGTCATCCTTTTTATCAAGGCAAGTTATGGTGGCTTATGGTGAAACTGCTTATTCTATCTCACTTCATCTACTAGTGTCTTTCTATGTATCTCATGACTGttgccatctctctccccctcctatccgtctctctgtctctccctccctacagcATATTGTGTTTGACTATGACATAAACGACACTGGTTCTGGCGACTTGGGGCTGGCTCTGGAGGATCCGCATGACCTGGATCAAGTTATAACCCCTGACCTCCAGAGAGTGTTCCTCCCTGTGGTCTACGGCTTCATCTTTGTCCTGGGCATCACTGGGAACGGCCTGGTGTTGATGGTGCTTGGCTGCCAGCGCAGGTGAGAATAAAGAAGACGATGACAAAGATGTTATATTAGTTTAGTCCTTTAGTAAGTTTAGTTAGTTACTTTGTACATTTTAATcttttgaaaaagaaagaacgaaagatCCGTACATTCGTTTATtatatgcaccttcctgtcacagtaaattccttgtttgtgttacaacacattacatggcggataaaacacattctgattctgatgtagaAGATGACACAAAATGGTTTTATCTGATTGTCCCCAGGTCAAAATTGAGTCTGACAGACCGCTACCGGCTGCACCTCTCTGCTGCCGATCTTCTCTTTGTGCTGACGCTCCCGTTCTGGGCAGCGGATGCCGCCCTGACGGACTGGCATTTCGGATTAGGAACCTGTGTGGCCGTGCACGTCATCTACACGGTGAACCTGTATGGGAGTGTGCTCATCCTGGCCTTCGTCAGTCTGGACCGCTACCTAGCTGTGGTCAAAGCAACAGACGCGCACACCTCACGCACGAGACAGCTACTGGCACGGAGACTGGTGTTTGTAGGTGAGCTACGTCTCtagcctcatccctctctctatctctctcatgaCGTGCCCATGCTTCAGATGTATGCACAGGGGTACATCTTCACTTGTATTCTCCATCTCCTGATCTAACCACcgaatctcctctttgtctccctcaccccctctcctttccaggAGCCTGGTCGCCTGCGGCTCTCTTGGCCGTGTCAGACATAGTGTTTGCCAGGACTTGGGAAGCAGGAGATGGGACAATTGTGTGCCAGCGCTTATACCCAGCTGACAACGCTCCTCTCTGGGAGTCAGTGctccacctgcagctggtgttgGTGGGCTTGCTGGTACCGGGCCTAGTTTTGCTGGCGTGTTACTGTGTCATCGTGTCCAGGCTGACACGCATCGGGCCTCTGcaggggcagagacagaagCGCAGAGCTGTCAGGACCACTGTGGCGTTGATCCTCTGCTTCTTCCTGTGTTGGCTCCCGTATGGTGCTGGCATCACTGTGGATGCCCTCATGCGCCTACAGGTCCTTCCCAGGGGCTGcagtctggaggtggtgctgagTGTGTGGCTGGCGGTGGCTGAACCCATGGCATTTGCCCACTGCTGTCTAAACCCGCTGCTGTACGCCTTCCTGGGGGCGGACTTCAAGAGGTCCGCCAGACAGGAGGACTCAACACTGGGTCTCCTCATCTCCAGTATGACAAGCCCACCTCCTAGACGCCCAGGAACCTCTACTACCACAGAGTCTGAGTCATTTAGTCTACACTCCAGCTAACAGGATATGGGTGTGGATGTAGGTGTGGGTTGGATGAGGGTGTAAATGCTTTGTCCTATATATGGGAAGAGGGTAGTCTGCTGATCCATGACTTTGTCCCTTGTCTGAAAGATAAACGTTTCTGTAAATAGGGTTTGTGGgtcactgatgttgttgtttttaagtttgtttatatacaataaaatttcGAAATGAAATGTTCTCACTTTTTGTCttactcttcctgtctctcagagttgtcagtatgtatgtgtgtgtgtgtgtgttagtttcaaTTATTTTGGAGgtgttcaccctccctccatcccagttAGTGCTGGTAGTCTTGGATGTGTCTATatcactgtcatcatcatcacacacaccaactatgaCTCAACTTTGACTCATGATGGTTCTAAACAAACGCATGTCAAAAGCACTGAAACATTATATTGAGAATGAAActatgcttcctcctcctcctccttatttTAGAATATACAAGGAGCAAAACACATTATTACAATGCCACATTAGTGCAGGGGGCTCACAAggacccggagacagcgcgaGGGTGATGTAATAGACAACGCAGACAACATAGCTGTGGTCAAAACGACCccgatcagaatcagaatcagaattggtgtttattcgccatgaaagtttgcacagacaaggaatttactttggcaggagagcctacctaggcagccattttcggcgccaactagaatgttacagcataacatgaggagagaggaggagagaaaaaggcaacccccagacaatgctcctagaggagtacagtgtgggaacagacaaaaacctcagcacataagcacaacaacatttacaaaaacacgtgacttgcaacgggaattggggggtagacaagcagcatctggacctgcagctatggtaggcgctggacacagacccgccagccaccctggggaaacaagcaggcgaaggcgttggatggggtgggggggtggtgatatctgtagtaggtgaaagttaatgtgtgagtaggtctgggttggcgccctcgacctaggccacaatcagtccgattctccctatgcagattgtgttgaccaggagacatccttggtcatgacccgggcagagaccaaaccacagatgtcgtggggggggagggaagagcaaGATAGTcccgcttcagcgctctccaggggagttgtttccctgcgacggccttggccaaggcctgtgctggttacggggccgaaagtgaataagattggggtagttgttctgacaagtagccgcaactcaattttcacgtccacccttcacgaaggtctccatgtcctccatcttcctttgcagagccgcaaacttatccctgttgtaatcaatgctgcgttgtaagttcacagtctgagctccaacaactctgcccaccgcatcaatcatgtcgggcagcctaacggggcttttgatggctgcagccgtttccttgattttccgatatacaaagccagcgcttattccaaacagcagaaagcctgtaatcatggttccgaatatgaagatgtcttcaacgtcctccatgGAAAGCGCCGCTGGACACaccacacgccaattctcccacgcgtccatcgtgtagccagctacgaacgtcccgtccggacagttaggttcccccgaacccgagcttctcttcgagaagatggtgtcaattgcattgagagaccagctaattaattccatgcttctagtttcgtagagtgatgatgagagagtatcttgagacaagacaagacacagccaagcagggaaggtcagggaggggaggatagaaaaatgcgaccgccttcgtcgagagccaaagaagcAACCGCGTGAAGGatagagaaaatgtttcactttgtttttttagcATGAAAAGTTAGCAAAACATAGCTGTGGGTCAAAACGACCCCGATACCGCGCGAAGGatagagaaaatgtttcactttgtttttttagcATGAAAAATTAGCAAAACATACCTATGGGTCAAAACGACcctaaggtagcacaagggttattGAAGACCTTTCACAGTCGACATGATAACAGTAGAGGAGGGGTGTTTTTAAATCCACTTTTGGAATTCACACAGGCTGTAACCCTAGTACCTAGTCCGTCCTCACGaaaaacacacctcacacatctcagtaatgaattattttgcacaaccaccacacacctgGAATGTAACAACTGTCATATGCGTGATATAAAATGTAGCCATCTGTCTCTGCATTGTACCACAACGAGACATATGTAGATATATAtagacacaaacattcacaacgGAATGGGATAAGTGTTAAATGGACTGTGCAATCCGTCTTCCGTAGCACATTTGGGACTTGTGTAACACCAACACCAACGGGTTAAATGGGATGTTCAGTCATACTTTTATTCACTCCATTGGTATAATACATACTGTGGAACTTGCAGCGACGGGATGATCTCTAACATTTGCTGTTGTTATGTAAGCCTGAATGTGCCATATTACGAAGTGACAATGTATTCATCCCTGTAAGTGACAGTGGATCGTAACGATTGGACTCCCTATGTTGCTTCACATCGCACATGTCTCACCGGATAGTCATGTAGACTTTTCACTCCTGAATCTATGTAAGTTGCAACCATGGCTAATATCGCGTCAAGATGATAGTAGTGTGTCAACTCTAGGTAAATGGGTCTGATTAAGTGACTGTCTGTAAGtcctatcatttacatttagtcatttagcagacgctcttatccagagcgacttacagtaagtacagggacattcaccccgaagcaagtagggtgaagtgccttgcccaaggacacaacgtcatttggcacagctgggaatcgaacaggcaaccttcagattactagcccaactccctcagcgctcagccatctgactcccatgatATCATGGTATCACCATCATCGTGGATAGAGAATGTTACGTTGACGCTCTGTAAGGTTTCTTTCTCGTATTTTGTCAGGATCCTGTTCTTTACGAGGAGACAATCGTAAAACTGATCCATTTGCCTGTTGATAATATTTCACTGCGAGTTGACGAACGC from Osmerus mordax isolate fOsmMor3 chromosome 12, fOsmMor3.pri, whole genome shotgun sequence includes these protein-coding regions:
- the LOC136954033 gene encoding C-X-C chemokine receptor type 4-like, with product MSYYEHIVFDYDINDTGSGDLGLALEDPHDLDQVITPDLQRVFLPVVYGFIFVLGITGNGLVLMVLGCQRRSKLSLTDRYRLHLSAADLLFVLTLPFWAADAALTDWHFGLGTCVAVHVIYTVNLYGSVLILAFVSLDRYLAVVKATDAHTSRTRQLLARRLVFVGAWSPAALLAVSDIVFARTWEAGDGTIVCQRLYPADNAPLWESVLHLQLVLVGLLVPGLVLLACYCVIVSRLTRIGPLQGQRQKRRAVRTTVALILCFFLCWLPYGAGITVDALMRLQVLPRGCSLEVVLSVWLAVAEPMAFAHCCLNPLLYAFLGADFKRSARQEDSTLGLLISSMTSPPPRRPGTSTTTESESFSLHSS